One stretch of Bacteroidota bacterium DNA includes these proteins:
- a CDS encoding glycosyltransferase family 9 protein — MIKPRAIGDVLLSTPVIKNIKLQFPNIQIDFLCEEFASDVVSGNPYLREVISFNKKNDSTFSVIQKIRSRKYDIVIDLFGNPRTALITRCSGAKQRIGFPFRGRAYAYNAHVTPRGGEVHNVDFNLDVLRHFGIAITDSTPDFIIQSNDEILAQQWLKEQLGSQQSIVGINPSGGWYTKKWNSESYAQLADEIIEKHQSNVLYFWGPGEYDEVQKIRSMMKHKSAIIPKTSLKEMGAFLKSCSYLISNDSGPMHIAASLSVPTLGIYGPTDPNLQGPYGKKNLWVRDERLDCLECNLTECPIGNICMKGLSVEVVFNAFQQLKNNN; from the coding sequence TTGATCAAGCCCCGTGCTATCGGAGATGTTCTCCTTTCAACACCTGTCATTAAAAACATTAAACTACAATTTCCAAATATCCAGATTGATTTTTTGTGCGAAGAATTTGCTTCCGATGTTGTTTCGGGGAATCCTTATCTCCGTGAGGTGATCAGTTTCAATAAAAAGAACGATTCGACCTTTTCCGTTATCCAAAAGATTCGAAGTAGAAAGTATGATATTGTCATTGATCTATTTGGAAATCCTCGAACAGCGTTAATTACCCGATGCAGCGGAGCGAAACAAAGAATCGGATTTCCTTTCCGCGGTCGTGCGTATGCATACAATGCACATGTAACACCCCGCGGTGGAGAAGTTCATAACGTCGACTTTAATCTGGACGTTTTGCGTCATTTTGGGATTGCAATTACTGATTCCACTCCCGACTTCATCATTCAAAGCAATGACGAAATTCTTGCTCAACAGTGGTTGAAGGAACAACTTGGTTCACAACAATCAATCGTAGGAATTAATCCGAGCGGCGGATGGTATACCAAAAAATGGAACAGCGAATCATATGCGCAATTAGCGGATGAGATTATCGAAAAACATCAGTCCAATGTTCTCTATTTTTGGGGTCCAGGAGAATATGATGAAGTGCAAAAGATACGGTCAATGATGAAGCACAAGAGTGCTATCATTCCGAAGACAAGTTTAAAAGAAATGGGTGCGTTCCTGAAATCCTGTTCGTATCTTATCAGTAATGATTCGGGGCCGATGCATATTGCAGCATCGCTTAGTGTGCCAACTCTGGGAATTTACGGACCGACTGATCCTAACTTGCAGGGTCCGTACGGCAAAAAAAATCTATGGGTAAGAGATGAAAGACTGGATTGCCTTGAATGTAATCTTACTGAATGCCCGATTGGAAATATTTGCATGAAAGGTCTCTCTGTTGAAGTAGTCTTCAACGCTTTTCAGCAGCTTAAGAACAACAATTAA
- a CDS encoding FG-GAP-like repeat-containing protein gives MKKISTLLFLSLLVSAFVFGQTHLGGKFIPKKTTVKPDSAFFGDIGIRGSWVAPDLDKDGKPEIIVTDYSKSGRVHVFQAAGNDTLEWIWSSPRLDTLSGTPYGVGGTSTPRTVRSGDLDGDGKGEIIFPRAGATGGFLVFEWDGVTGSHKFGTLPSAIIPNTVAYGSNFGSLAGTAVEGGLQLTVEHFEVADVDGDNQQELLTPKNLAGGGNDDFLIIHALGDWSTNEPGLSTFEIEGGTRRLASSKFGGGSPYGIHPVDLNGDGKMEIVCHNWNFLDYWVMKVTGADTYVTPDTTAPVNGTHYYQITPTFDYVALFGGIVANLDKDNNSEVYLPLYGGLSDTLDGSLFVIDYDAADDVQKADATHAVKIASAVSQTSSGIPISSFTGVEADLDRNGKKEILVGSAYPSNVVAIEYNGTGSLRNPANYTRKVFYKGESDVYASFTYRDSMQIKDTVKVIGEGFVSKMSMPRDIDGDGKVEVILPYQSVTDSVTSSWQHFDVNTQLFVEDSSKKVTNVKKWIFRSLEADVVGSVGNKNLTVIMPDDYQLNQNFPNPFNPTTTINFVLPLSKQVTLRIFDMLGKEVTTLANNEEFTKGSHNIAWNGKDKNGKTVSSGAYIAKMTAGNIEKNIKMMMLK, from the coding sequence ATGAAAAAAATATCTACTCTTCTTTTCTTGTCTCTTTTGGTATCTGCCTTTGTCTTCGGACAAACCCATTTGGGAGGCAAATTTATTCCAAAAAAGACAACGGTAAAACCGGACAGCGCTTTTTTTGGAGACATTGGTATACGCGGTTCATGGGTTGCTCCCGATCTTGATAAAGACGGAAAACCTGAAATTATCGTTACAGATTATTCCAAATCCGGTCGAGTTCATGTATTTCAGGCTGCCGGAAATGATACACTTGAATGGATATGGTCTTCACCGCGCCTTGATACACTGAGCGGTACACCGTATGGAGTCGGTGGAACATCAACACCAAGAACAGTTCGTTCAGGAGATTTGGACGGTGACGGTAAAGGAGAAATTATTTTCCCACGCGCCGGTGCAACGGGTGGATTTTTAGTATTTGAATGGGATGGTGTCACCGGCAGTCATAAATTTGGAACACTTCCTTCGGCAATAATTCCAAATACTGTTGCCTATGGTTCCAATTTTGGATCGTTAGCAGGTACTGCTGTCGAAGGCGGTCTTCAATTAACGGTGGAACATTTTGAAGTGGCCGATGTTGATGGAGACAATCAACAGGAATTGTTGACACCGAAGAATCTCGCAGGTGGTGGGAATGATGATTTTCTTATCATTCACGCTCTCGGCGATTGGTCAACAAACGAACCGGGTCTTTCGACATTTGAAATTGAAGGCGGTACACGCCGACTTGCAAGTTCAAAATTTGGCGGGGGATCACCGTATGGAATTCATCCCGTCGATCTGAATGGCGATGGTAAGATGGAAATTGTTTGCCACAACTGGAACTTTTTGGATTACTGGGTAATGAAAGTAACCGGCGCAGATACATATGTAACGCCGGATACCACCGCTCCTGTCAATGGCACTCATTACTATCAGATTACCCCTACGTTTGATTATGTTGCCTTATTCGGTGGCATTGTCGCAAATCTTGATAAGGATAATAACTCCGAAGTCTATTTACCGCTCTACGGCGGTTTGAGCGACACACTTGATGGATCGTTATTCGTTATTGATTACGATGCAGCTGATGATGTTCAAAAAGCAGATGCAACCCATGCCGTGAAGATTGCTTCGGCTGTATCACAGACCAGTTCTGGGATACCGATTTCAAGCTTTACCGGTGTAGAAGCTGATCTGGACCGTAACGGTAAAAAAGAGATCTTGGTAGGATCCGCTTACCCAAGCAACGTGGTTGCGATTGAATACAACGGAACCGGTTCATTGCGCAATCCCGCAAATTATACGCGCAAAGTATTTTACAAAGGCGAATCCGATGTCTATGCATCTTTTACTTATCGCGATTCAATGCAAATAAAAGATACCGTAAAAGTAATAGGCGAAGGATTTGTTTCCAAAATGTCGATGCCGAGAGATATTGATGGTGACGGAAAAGTGGAAGTTATTCTGCCGTACCAATCAGTGACAGATTCAGTAACCTCCAGCTGGCAGCATTTTGATGTCAATACCCAACTATTTGTGGAGGATTCCAGCAAGAAAGTAACAAACGTCAAAAAATGGATCTTCCGGTCACTGGAAGCGGATGTTGTCGGTTCAGTCGGCAATAAGAATCTTACAGTAATTATGCCTGATGATTATCAATTGAATCAGAACTTCCCCAATCCATTCAATCCGACAACAACTATTAATTTCGTTCTCCCGTTGTCCAAACAAGTAACCTTACGGATCTTTGATATGCTTGGTAAGGAAGTAACAACATTAGCAAACAATGAAGAG